Genomic window (Megamonas funiformis):
TATTTATCGTTGATCCACGTAAAGAAAGAATTGCTGTAGCAGAAGCTAAAAAACTTAACATTCCAATCGTTGCAATCGTTGATACAAACTGCGATCCAGACGAAATTGACTATGTAATTCCTGGTAACGATGATGCTATCCGTGCTGTTAAACTTTTAACTTCCCGTATGGCTGACGCTGTTATCGAAGGTCGTCAAGGTGAAGCTGGCGAAGTAGTAGAAGTTGCTACTAGCGAAGACGCTGAATAATTTTAGTTAATTTTAAATTTATATAACAATTAAAAAGGTAAGGGCCCAAACCCTTGCCTTTTATTGACTAAGGAGGAAATATTAATGGCTATTACTGCAGCATTAGTAAAAGAATTACGTGAAAAAACTGGTGCAGGTATGATGGACTGTAAAAAAGCTCTTTCTGCAACTGACGGTGATATGGACAAAGCAATTGACTTTTTAAGAGAAAAAGGTCTTGCTTCCGCAGCTAAAAAAGCTGGTCGTGTAGCAGCTGAAGGTGTTGTAACATCTTATATTCATGCTGGTGGACGTATCGGTGTATTAGTAGAAGTTAACTGCGAAACTGACTTCGTTGCTGGTACTCCTGAATTCCAGGATTTCGCTCGTGATATTGCTATGCAGATTGCTGCTGCTAACCCAACTTGCGTACGTCGTGAAGAAGTAGATCCAGCAGCTATCGAACATGAACGTCAAGTTCTTCGTGAACAAGCTATTAATGAAGGCAAACCTGAAAAAATCGTTGAAAGAATGGTTGAAGGTCGTCTCGAAAAATATTATAAAGAAGTATGTCTTTTAGATCAGCCATACATTAAAGATGCAGATGTTACAATTTCTGACCTTGTAAAAGGCAAAATTGCTAAAATCGGTGAAAATATCTCCATTCGTCGTTTCGTAAGATATCAACTTGGTGAAGGTATTGAAAAGAAAGCTGATAACTTTGTAGAAGAAGTTATGGCAGCTGTTAAATAATTTCATTATGAAATACAAAGAGAGAACACTTCGGTGTTCTCTTTTTTGTAATAAGATAAAATTAGTATAAAAATTAGATATAGAAAAAAATTATAATGTCTACCGTTTGCCATAGATATATGATAAAATAAGAAAAGATATTATGCAGGTTGATAATTATAAGTTTTTATGGAGGTTTTATTGTGGCTGATATTAAATATAAACGTATAGTTTTCAAATTAAGTGGTGAATCTTTAGCTGGTGAACAGCGTTTTGGTATTAATCCAGAAGTTGTTGAATCTATCGCTAAACAAATTAAAAAGGTACGTGAGTATGGTATTGAAGTAGCTATCGTTGTTGGTGGCGGAAATATTTGGCGTGGTCTTGCTGGTAGCAATAAAGGTATGGATAGAGCTACAGCAGATTATATGGGTATGCTTGCTACAGTGATGAATGCCTTAGCACTTCAAGATGCTTTAGAAGGTATGGGCGTTGACAGCCGTGTTCAATCTGCTATTGAAATGCGTCAAGTTGCTGAACCTTATATTCGTCGTAAAGCAATTCGTCATTTAGAAAAAGGTAGAGTTGTTATTTTCGGTGCTGGTACAGGTAACCCTTATTTCTCCACAGATACAACTGCTGCTCTTCGTGCTGCTGAAATTGAAGCTGAAGTTATTTTAATGGGTAAAAAGAATACAGATGGTGTATATGATTCCGACCCTAATAAAAATCCTGAAGCTAAGAAATTTGATAGTCTTGAATATTTAGAAGTATTAAATCGTGGACTTGCAGTAATGGATTCTACGGCAACAAGTCTTTGCATGGATAATAAAATTCCTTTAGTAGTATTTAATATAGATAATCATGAAAATATTTTAAAAGCTGCTTTAGGCGAAAATATTGGAACAACTGTTGGAGGTAATGATTAATGATTAAAGAAGTAATAGCTAAAAATGAAGAGCGTATGAAAAAAACTTTAAGTGCAGCAAAATCTGAATTTGTTTCTCTTCGTGCAGGCCGTGCAACTCCTGCATTATTAGATAAAGTAATGGTAGAATATTACGGTTCTTTAGTACCAGTAAATCAGGTAGGTAATATCTCTGTTCCTGAACCTCGTATGATTTTAATTCAACCATGGGAAAAACCAATGCTTCATGAAATTGAAAAAGCGATTACAAGATCTGACCTTGGTCTTAGTCCAAATAATGATGGTACAGTAATTCGTTTAAATATACCTCAGCTCACTGAAGAACGTCGTACTGACCTTGTAAAAACATTGAATAAACGTGCAGAAGAATCTAAAGTATCTGTTCGTAATATTCGCCGTGATGCTAATGAAGCTATTAAAAAATTAGAAAAAGCAAAATCTATCACAGAAGATGATGCTAAAAAAGCTCAAGAAGATATTCAAAAAATTGTAGATAAATATATTAAAGAAATCGATATTGCTAGAGCGGAAAAAGAAAAAGAAATAATGGAAGTTTGATTGTATGGAATATTTAGGATTGCCAGCTGTTGAGGCTATAGAGCGATTAAATTCTAGAAATATAAAATTTAAAATGAACTATACTGTGCCAATGAGAGGCTATTTTAAAGTTGATGATAGTAAACTATATATTGTCAGAGTAAAAGTTTTAGATGATAATGTATTAGAGCTTACAGCTGCTGCCAAGATGCGAAAGGAGGTGTAATAGATGGCTTATAAAATTACTGATGATTGCATTTCTTGCGGTGCTTGCGCAGGTACTTGCCCTGTAGGCGCTATTTCTGAAGGTGAAAACCATTATGAAATTGATGCAGATATGTGTGTAGAATGTGGTGCATGTCAAGCTGGTTGTCCAGCAGGTGCTATTGAAGCATAATTGTT
Coding sequences:
- the tsf gene encoding translation elongation factor Ts: MAITAALVKELREKTGAGMMDCKKALSATDGDMDKAIDFLREKGLASAAKKAGRVAAEGVVTSYIHAGGRIGVLVEVNCETDFVAGTPEFQDFARDIAMQIAAANPTCVRREEVDPAAIEHERQVLREQAINEGKPEKIVERMVEGRLEKYYKEVCLLDQPYIKDADVTISDLVKGKIAKIGENISIRRFVRYQLGEGIEKKADNFVEEVMAAVK
- a CDS encoding DUF362 domain-containing protein encodes the protein MAYKITDDCISCGACAGTCPVGAISEGENHYEIDADMCVECGACQAGCPAGAIEA
- the pyrH gene encoding UMP kinase, with translation MADIKYKRIVFKLSGESLAGEQRFGINPEVVESIAKQIKKVREYGIEVAIVVGGGNIWRGLAGSNKGMDRATADYMGMLATVMNALALQDALEGMGVDSRVQSAIEMRQVAEPYIRRKAIRHLEKGRVVIFGAGTGNPYFSTDTTAALRAAEIEAEVILMGKKNTDGVYDSDPNKNPEAKKFDSLEYLEVLNRGLAVMDSTATSLCMDNKIPLVVFNIDNHENILKAALGENIGTTVGGND
- the frr gene encoding ribosome recycling factor, whose amino-acid sequence is MIKEVIAKNEERMKKTLSAAKSEFVSLRAGRATPALLDKVMVEYYGSLVPVNQVGNISVPEPRMILIQPWEKPMLHEIEKAITRSDLGLSPNNDGTVIRLNIPQLTEERRTDLVKTLNKRAEESKVSVRNIRRDANEAIKKLEKAKSITEDDAKKAQEDIQKIVDKYIKEIDIARAEKEKEIMEV